DNA sequence from the Arthrobacter sp. V1I9 genome:
TCCAACAATCAGAGCGACCCTGACGGGACTTGAACCCGCGACCTCCGCCGTGACAGGGCGGCGCGCTAACCAACTGCGCTACAGGGCCTTGCGTTTCTTGCTTCACAGTATCTCTACCGCTTTTTTCAAGGCTTCCAGCCTACCAGACATTTTTTGTCTGTTTGACCAGTTCCTTGCGTACCCCCAACGGGATTCGAACCCGTGCCGCCGCCGTGAAAGGGCGGTGTCCTAGGCCGCTAGACGATGGGGGCCAGAACCCATTCGGCACAAAAATAAAGGCGTAAAGCGAGGCTTTCCGTCTTTCTTCTTCGCGTTGCTCCGAACTGGACTCTAAAACTATAGGGCCTACTCAGGAATAATCCAAAATCGGCGAAAACACACGCCCAGAGCAGCAGGAACAGGTAAAGATGGACTGATGGACGCCGTTGCAGCACTCAACGAGATTGCCTTCTGGCTGGAGCGCGGACGCGCTGCCACCTTCAAGGTCCAGGCCTTCCGGAAAGCCGCCGGGGTGATCGCCCCGCTGTCGCCGGAAGAAGTGGCGGCCCGGGCCCGGAACGGCCGGCTGAAATCCATGAAGGGAATCGGCGACCGGACCTACCAGGTCATTCGGGACGCCGTGGAGGGCCAGGTCCCGGACTACCTCGCCGACCTCCGGGAGAAGGGCGTGCAGCCGCTGGTTTCCGGGGGCGCGGACATCCGGGAAGCGCTGCGGGGAGACTTGCACAGCCACAGCGAATGGTCCGACGGCGGCTCCCCCATTGAGCTGATGGTGGCAGCCGCCGGGGTCCTCGGCAGGGATTACCTTGCACTGACGGACCATTCCCCCAACCTCACCATCGCGAACGGGCTCTCAGCGGAACGCCTCCTGCAGCAACTGGACGTCGTGGCAGCCATTAATGACGGCACGCATCCCAGCTCCGACGGGCAGCAGGAAAACCGGGTGCGGCTGCTGACCGGCATCGAGGTGGACATCCTGGAGTCGGGCGAGCTGGACCAGGATCCCGACCTGTTGGACCGCCTGGACATCGTGGTGGCCAGCGTCCACTCCAAGCTCCGCGCCGACCGGAACACCATGACGCGGCGCATGCTCAAAGGCATCCAGGATCCGCAGACCAATGTGTTGGGACACTGCACGGGGCGCCTGGTGGAGGGATCGCGGGGCACGCGCCCGCCGTCGGAATTCGACGCCAAGGAGGTGTTCGCCGCCTGCGCGGAGCACAACGTGGCGGTGGAGATCAATTCGCGGCCGGAGCGCCAGGACCCGCCGGATGCCCTGATCCAGCTTGCCCTGGAAGCCGGGTGCCTTTTCTCGATTGACAGTGACGCGCACGCGCCCGGGCAGCTTGACTTCCTGCAATACGGTGCCGAGCGCGCGGAGAAGAACGGTGTCCCCGCGGAACGCATCATCACCACGTGGCCAGTGGAGCGGCTGCTGGAGTGGGCCGCGGCGAACTAGCCCTACTTGACGGCGTCCGCGAGTTTCTGCCGGAAGTCGGCCTTGCTGGACAGGGTGAGCTTTTCCCCGTTGAGAAAGAAGGTGGGGGTTCCGGTCACGCCCAAGGCATTTCCGTCCGCGATGTCCGCCAGGATGCGCTCCTCCGTCTTTGGATCGGCGACGACAGCGTCAAACTGCGAAAGGTCCAGCCCCAACTGTTGGGCGTAAGTCCGGAACAGCGGCGCCTGGGACTTCTGGCTTCCCGCCCATTGGGATTGGGTTTCGAACAGCTTGTTGGCCATCTGCTGGTACTGGCCCTGCTGTCCAGCCGCCTCCGCGGCCAAGGCCGCCTGGCCTGAATTCGGGTGGGCTGACAGGGGGAAGTGCCGGTGGACGAACGTGATCCGGTCCCCGAACTCCGCTTTGAATTCCTCCACGACCGGATGGACGGACCCACAGGACGGGCATTCGAAGTCGAGGAATTCCACCAGTTGCGCTTTCTCCACCGCCGGGCTGGTTAAGCGGTGGCTGTCCGCCCGGACAAGCTGTTCAGCACCCGCGGCCGGCGGCGCGGACTCCTGGGACTTCCCGAAGGTCAGCGCGGCATACCAGGCCACGCCGGCCACTACCACTGCTGCAATGACGACCCAGATGACTGTCCGGACCACTCGGGCCGTATCACGCGGAGGAGAAAGGTTTGAGGCCATAACCCGCATCCTAACCGGCAACCCGGTATCCATTGCGGCACTTTGGCTTATCTTTGGCAGGAACTTGGCCAGACGTGGCCGATTTCCGCCAGCCACTGACCCCTGCCCCCGGCTAGATTGGCACCATGGCATCAAGCACCCCCGTCAGCACAACGGCTCCTCCACCTGCCCCCGCGTCCCGGATCAAAGCACTCGGCGTGGCTGCCATGGCCGTCACCGTGGTCCTCTGGGCTTCGGCGTTTGTGGGAATCCGGGCGATCGGCCCCCACTTCTCCCCCGGCTCCCTGACGCTCGGCAGGCTGGCCATTGCCGCCGTCGTACTGGCCTTACTGGTCCTCCCCCAATTGCTGAAGAGCAGGCTCCTTCCCCGGGGCCGGGAGTGGTGGCCCATCCTCGCCTACGGGGTGATGTGGTTCGGCGGGTACAACGTGGCGTTGAACGCGGCCGAGCACGTGCTGGACGCAGGAACCAGTGCCCTGCTCATCAACGTCAATCCCATCCTCGTGGCCATCATGGCCGGCATCTTCCTCAAGGAGGGCTTCCCGCGGTGGCTGATCATCGGAAGCCTGGTTGCCTTCGCCGGGGTAGCGCTGATTGCAGTGGGTTCGGGCCGGCCTTCCGTGCCAGGGGAAGATTCGACGGCGGATGTTGCTGGCGTGTTGCTGTGCCTCCTTGCCGCCGTGCTCGCCGCAGTCAGCGTCATCATCCAAAAACCCGTACTGCGGAAGTTTCCCGCCGCGCAGGCCACATGGTTCGGGATCCTGGTGGGCGCACTGTGCTGCTTGCCGTTTACGGGACAGCTGATCACCGAAGTCCAGGCCGCACCGCCCGAAGCAACCATGGGCCTGGTCTACCTTGGGATCTTTCCCACGGCCATTGCCTTCACCACCTGGGCTTACGCGCTCTCGCTGGTCGAGGCCGGCAAGCTCGCAGCCACCACCTACCTGGTGCCCGGCACCACCATCCTGATCTCCTGGCTCCTCCTGGGCGAGATCCCCACGGCACTGGGCCTGGTGGGCGGCCTGGTCTGCCTTGTGGGCGTCGGATTGACCCGGCGCAGGACCCGACGGGGACGCGAAGCCAAGCAAAAGGTTCTTGGCTAAAGTCGGAGTATGCCAGCCAGCCTGCCGCCGGGTCTGCCCGTCGTACCTGAGGGTCCCAGCGAGCCCCTTCACTCCGCCCAACACCAAAGCTTCTCCATGTCCGCGAACGAGTTCGAGGCCGCCGTCCAGGATGCCCTGAACAGCATCCCGGACAAGCTGGCCAGGGCCATGGACAACGTGGCGGTGTTCATCGAGGACGACTACGTGCCACCGGCCGGGGAGGACCCGGACACAGTCCTCCTGGGACTTTATGAAGGCGTGCCGCTGACCGAAAGGGACTCCTGGTGGGACGCGGGTTCGCTGCCGGACCGCATCACGATCTTCCGCGGACCCATCCTTGACATCTGCTCCTCACGCGAGGACGTCATCCACGAAGTGGCCGTGACGGTGGTCCACGAGATCGCCCACCACTTCGGGATCGATGACGACCGGCTGCACGAGCTCGGCTGGGGCTAGCCTTGTAGGCATGGGACACGACCACAGCCACACGCACGGTATTACCGCAACGGGCCGTCACCGGAAGCGGCTTGTGGCCGTCCTCGTCATCACACTGGTTGTGGTCCTGGTGCAGGTGGTGGGTGCAGCCCTCTCCGGTTCGTTGTCACTGCTTGCCGACGCCGGACATATGCTCTCCGATGCGGCCGGGGTAACCATCGCGTTGCTTGCCGCCTGGATTGCCGGCCGACCTGCAAGCGACCAGCGGACCTACGGGTACCAGCGGGCCGAAGTCCTTGCGGCCCTGGCCAATGCATTGATCCTGGTCGTGATCTCCGTAGTGATCTTTTCCGAAGCAATCCGGCGGATTGGTACCGCGCCTGAGGTACAGACGGACATCATGCTGTTCGCCGCAATCCTCGGTGCTGCCGCCAACATCGCTTCGCTCCTCATCTTGCGCGGGGCACACCAGGAAAGCCTCAACGTCCGCGGCGCCTACCTTGAAGTCCTGGGCGACCTGCTGGGTTCCTTCGCCGTCATAGCTGCCGCTGTGGTCATTATGCTCACCGGCTTCCAGGCCGCTGACACTATCGCGTCGGTGGTGATTGCCCTGTTAATCCTGCCGCGGGCATGGACCCTCCTGCGCGATGTGGTTGATGTTCTGCTCGAAGCCAGCCCCAAGGGCGTGGAAGTGCAGATGATCCGCGAACACATTCTGTCCGTGGAGGGCGTTTCCGACGTGCACGACATCCACATCTGGACCATCACTTCCGGCGTGCCTGTTTTCTCAGCGCACGTGGTGGTGGAGGATGGCGTGCTGACCGCCCGCGGAGCGGACCAGTTGCTGGACAAGCTGGTGACCTGCCTGGGCTCCCACTTCGATACCGACCACTGCACGTTCCAGCTGGAACCGGCCACGCACTCCGAACACGAGGCGCACCAGCACGCCTAGCCGTGTTACTCAGCCCGCGGTCTATTACTGGTGGGCGCGTGCTCGAGCTGCGACACGCCAGCTTGGCTAAGCCGAAAATGACACTGTTGTGGTTTATGTTATTGATGTGACGGCTGTTGCTAAAGTGCAGAAGCTCACGTAGCCTCGGGACTGCTGGGGAGCAGACCAGGGGCACCGCCCTGCCGTGATCAGGACCTCCCAGCCTTATCACTTCGAGGTTTCTGCAGATGGTTTTGACCGGATCCGGGCGCAAAGCGGCCGTGCTGTGCGCCGCCGCGGTGCTCATTGGAACGCTGGCAGCGCCGGCAGGAGCTGTAACAACGCCGTTGGCGCCGCACATCTCCGTACCTGCAGCTCCAGAAATGCCGTCGGCGGAGGATATCGCGGCTGCCAAGGCCAGCGCGTCTGCCACAGCGGACCAGGTCTCCTCCATTGAACGGATCCTCGAGTCCGCGGCAAGCTCGCAACAAGCCGCCTTCGCTGTTTCAATGCAGGCCAACAACGCCTACAGCGAGGCCCTGGTGGAGCTGCAGCAACGTTCGTCGGCGGCGGCTGTCGCTTCGGCGAAGGCCACTGCAGCCCAGGACCAGCAGCACAGAGCCAAGAAGCAGGTGGGGCAACTCGCCGGGGACCTCTACCGCCACGGCGGGCTCAACCCCACCTTGGGTACCTTTGTCAGCGGCAGCGGGGACACCATCCAGCAGGCCGCCACGCTGCAGGCCCTTTCGGCCAGCCGGAGCCGGGCCTTCGAGGCGGCAGATGCGGCAGCCCAGGCCTCGGAGTCGCTGACGGCGGCCGCTGAGGATGCCACAAAAGCGGCCGATGATGCCGCAAGGACGGCGGAAGCCCGGAAGACCCAAGCTGAAGAGGCCAATGCGGCCCAGGCCAAGGCCGTGGCGGACGCCAAGGCCCAGCGCACCGTCCTGGTGGACCAGCTGGCCAAGCTCCGGAACACCACCGTTGCCCTTGAATCGGCCAGGGTGGATGCCCTCGACCGGCAGCGCGAGGAGGCCAGGCTGGAGGCGGCGCTGGCAGCTGCGGAGCGGTCCGCCCAGGAGCAGCCGGGTGCTCCGGGAAACCGGCCTGCCCAGGCAGCCCCTGCGGCACCGGCTCCTGCCGTGCCCGCAGCTCCAGGTCCAGCTCGCGCTCCGGCAGCTCCGGCACCGGCGGCACCTGCACCTGCCCCCGCTCCTGCACCGGCACCGGCACCTGCCCCAGCAGCTCCGGCACCAGCCCCTGCTCCCGCTCCCGCACCTGCTCCCGCTCCCGCACCTGCCCCCGCAGCTCCGGCACCCGCACCAGTCCCGGCACCTGCACCTGCACCTGCACCATCCATTGGAAGTGGAACCTACGAGGCTGCCATCTCGGTGGCCCTGAGCAAGGTCGGTGCACCTTACTACTACCAGTGGGGCGGCACGGGCCCCACCGGTTTCGACTGCTCAGGGCTTGTGCAAACGGCGTTCGCAGCCGCCGGCAAGTACCTACCCCGCACGGCCGCGCAGCAGTACGCGGCTGCTTCCGTCCACGTTCCCATCTCGCAGGCAAGGCGTGGCGACCTGCTGGTGTGGGGATCGCCGTCGAACTTTTACCACGTGGCCATCTACCTGGGGAACGGCCAGGTGGTGCACGCACTGAATCCGCAGGAGGGCATCGGGGTCACCTCGCTCAGCGCGATGGCCGGCATGCAGCTTTACGGATACGCGGCGCGTTACTGACCCGCGGCACGAACCGGCACGGGTCAGCTCAACACATCCTTGGTGACAAAACGTCCATAGGCGAGCGCCCCAAACACGGCGATGTACCCCGCCTGCAGCAAGGCGTTGCTGGTGAACGAGTCCCACAGCACCGGCTGGCGGAGCAGGTCGCCAAAGCCCAGCCAGTAATGGCTGAACAGCCACGGGTGCAGCCACTCGAGCTGGGGCAGCTGGTCAAGGACCTGGGACACCACCGAGACCACCACCGTGGCGGCCATGGCACCTACTGGAACCACTGTAAGGGTCGAAAGGAACAGCCCTATCGCTGAGAGCCCGGCGAGGGAAACGGCAAGGTAAGCAGCAATCAGGAGGAGGCGCAGCGCGGCTTCCGGCGGCTCGATCACGTCCCCGGACAGCAAAGTCACGGGACCCACGGGGAAGAGCGCCGCCCCGATGGCGGCACCGGCCAGTGCGACTGTGACGGGCGCGGCCAGGCAAAACGCCAGGGCCCCCGCGTACTTCACCAACAGCAGCCGCACGCGGCCCGTGGGAGCAACCAGCAGGTACCGCAGCGTTCCCAGATTGGCCTCGCCTGCGATGGTGTCACCTGCCACCACGCCCACCGTCAGCGGCAGGAAAAGTGGAACAGATACCAGCATGGCGGTGAAGGCCACGAACAGCCCGTTCTGCGTGATGCGGTCGAGAAAAGCAGGACCCCGCCCCGCCGGAACCGCGGATGAGATCCTGACGGCCACCGCGATCAGGACCGGGATGGCGGCCAGCGCCAGCAGCAGGGCCCATGTACGCCGCCGCCCAAACAGCACCCGAAGTTCCGACAGCGGAAGAGACAGCCCGGATCCGTGCGGCGCCCACGCGGGCTTCCTTCCTGCTGTTCCTGTTGTCTTTCTGGTCTCCTGCCGCGCGCTATCGGGCAACGTCGAACCCCTCCCCCGTCAAGGCAACAAAGCGGTCCTCGAGGCTTTCCCGTTGCACCGCGAACCCACGGATCCGGACGCCCGCCTGCACCAGGTGGGCCACGATATCTTCAGGGGCGGTGCCACCCGCGGCGGCATCCGGAGCGGCCCCGGGCGCGGGCCCTCCGGCCTCAGCATCCGGTCCCGCAAGCGCCCCGGACCCGGCAAGCACCGCCGTCACCACCTCACCGTCAGCTTGCGCAGCTTCGGGCTCCGGCGACAATCCCAGGCGCGCCAGGACTGTCATGGCGGCTCCGGCGTCCGGTGTCACGAGCCGGATGCAGGCGCTCCCGGACCGGCGCAGTTCGGCAAGCGGGCCCTGGGCCACGAGCCGGCCTGCGCTCATGATGGCTGCATGGGTGCAGATCTGTTCCACCTCGGCCAGCAGATGGCTCGAAACAAAGACAGTGGTGCCGTCGGCTGCGAGGGAACGGACGAGGTTCCGCACTTCACGTGTGCCCTGGGGGTCCAGTCCGTTGGTGGGCTCATCCAGCACCAGCAGCTCGCGGGGTGACAGCAGCGCGTTGGCAATGCCCAGCCGTTGCTTCATGCCGAGGGAATAGGCGTGCACCCTCTTGCCCGCGGCGTGGCCCAGTCCCACCTGTTCCAGTGCCTGGTTCACCCGGGCTTTGCGGGTTGCTGGCGCGGCATGCCGGGTGGCGGCGTCGAGGCGGTGGAGGTTCGCGGTCCCGGAGAGAAAGGGATAGAAGGCCGGGCCTTCCACCAGTGCCCCCACCCGCGGGAGTACTTCCTGGAACTTGCCGGGCATGTCCATTCCCAGCAACCGGATAGACCCCGCGGAGGCGGCGGCGAGGCCCAGCAGCATCCGGATGGTGGTGGTCTTTCCGGAGCCGTTGGGCCCCAGGAAACCAAAGACGGCGCCGGGTGGCACCGCCAGGTCAAGGCCATTGACGGCCACCTGCTGCCCGAACCGCTTGGTCAGCCCCTGCGTCTCGATGGTCAGGCCGTGGGTCCGCCAGCCGGGGCCTCCTGCGGCCCCTGTCACGGAGCTGCGGATGCGGCTTGCAGCCTCTCCGGCGGGACCATGCCCGCGAAGATCCGGCCGTCGTCGGTGAGCAGGACGTTGAACAGCGTGGTGGAGAGCAGCCGACCGCCGGGAACTGCGACGGCGGCCTGGGACAGCAGCGGATTCCGGGACAGGAAGGTATCCAGGGCTGCGGCAGCCCCTGCCTCCGCCGGAACTTCCACCACCGTCTCCCAGCCGGCGCCGGCCAGGTAGGGCCGGACCTTGTCCTTGATACTCTCGGCCGGGTCATCCGGGGTGACGTGCTTGCCTGGACCGGCCGGGAAACCCGGGGTGAGCGGCCAGCGTTCGGGATGGCGGGACTGCAGCTCCTCCACCGTGCTGCCCGGCGGCGGGACGAAGTTAAACAGCGCCTCGTCCGGAGCCTCCAGTGACAGGCTGGTGAATCCGGCGCTGAAGGCAGGCTGTGCTGCGCCGCGGGCCGTCACTTCCACGGCGAGCGGCATGCCGCTGGCTGCGTCGACGGCGATGGCCACCTTGCCCACGAGGGTGCCACCGGCGCGCGGCTCAAGCAGCAGGTTGTAGGCAGGGCGCCCGGCGGCTTCCACGTCCGGCCCCACTGATACGGCAGTTGAACTGTCCGCCGCGGCCAGGAACTTCTCTGCAAGCTCCTGCGGCGTGGGCGGGACCCGCTGCGGCTTATCAAGGGGTGGCGTCCCCGTGTTGCCCGGGTCGGCCAGCGGCGGCTGGGTGAGCGGCAGGTCGTTGGCGTAGGCCGGAAGGGTCAGGTGCGCGGCCGAGTTGTCCTTTGACGAGTAGAACCAGACGTCGTTGCCACGGCGGATGATGTCCCGCTCGGCGAGACGGTCCACCACCTGGATGCGCGCCTTGGTCTTCCCGTCCATGAATACGCGGGCCGTACGCTCCCCGGTGAGGAACTCCATCACTGAGGCTGCGCCGCCGGCAGATGCCGGTCCCGAGGTGGGCCCAGTTGCCGGCAGTTCCGGCAGCCCCAGCTCGGAGGACTGTTGGACAGTTCCCGAAAAAGTGTGCGTCCTGTGACCGGCTATTAGGGCGATCACTTCGGCCGGGGTCTTGCCAGGCAGTGGATCGCCGGCCCGCGCCGGAATGGATCCCACCAATACCCCGGCGGCGATCACTGCAGGTGCCGCCACGGCAGGAACCCACCGCAACCAGGCGCGGTTCATGCCGCGCCTGCTCTCCATACTCCGGCGGTTCGTAGTCCAGCCGTCTCCGTCATTGGAGCCCATAGTCCAAGGGTACGCCTCAGGCCCGTTCCCTACACCTGTCCGGGAGCCCGCCGGAGGCTACGCGGGCACTACGGTTCCAGCGCCGCCGTCGACCGTTATTATTTGTCCGGTGGCAAGCCGGACGGTGGCCTCCGGAACCCCCACGACGGCGGGAATGCCGTACTCCCGCGCCACCACGGCACCGTGCGAGTTGGGCCCGCCCATCTCCATCACCAGGCCGCCGGCTGTCAGGAACAAGGGAGTCCAGCCGGGATCGGTGGACGGCGCCACCAGGATCTCTCCGGGTTCAAGGTGGGCACCAACGGGATCCAGGATGACCCGGGCAGGAGCCGTGACCGAACCCGCTGATGCCGGGCTGCCGGACAGCGCGCCGTCGACCACCCCGGCACTCGCCGCGTGCAGCACCTCAGGCTCGGTGCCGTCCGAGAGCAGGACCCGTGGAATATGGCGCCTGCCCAGTTCGCTGGCGTAGGCCGCGCGCCGCTCCACGACAAGTTCGCGCAGCTTGCGGGGTTCGCTGGCCCCGTTGGCGCTCCGGCCGGCGAGTGCTTGCCTGACCTCCTCGAAGTCCAGGAAAAAGACGTCGTCCGGGCTCTCCAGCTGGCCTTCCTCTGCCAGCGCCGCTCCCACATGGGCCAGCTGTGCCCGCACTTCAGCCAGTCCCAGGACCAGCTGATATTTGGGCAGCTCCCTGAGCCCGGCGAAAAACCTTGTGCGGCGCAACGCCGCAGCCACCAGCAGCGCACGTCCCCTGCCGCGGCGGCGTGCCTCGGCTACCAGCCGCTCCACTTCGGCCTCTGCCTCTGCCTCTGCCCGGCTGAACTGAACGTCCGGTGCCATGGCGGGATCGGCGAGGCGCAGGTAGTTGGCCAGCACACCAAGGATGTAGGTGGGGTCATCGGACCACCGGGGCATGCCCACATCGATTTCCGCCACTGCCCGGTGCCCGTAACGTTCGAGGAACCGTACCAGGCCTGCGTGCAGGACAGGGGGCAGGCGCCCGGCGTCGA
Encoded proteins:
- a CDS encoding PHP domain-containing protein — protein: MDAVAALNEIAFWLERGRAATFKVQAFRKAAGVIAPLSPEEVAARARNGRLKSMKGIGDRTYQVIRDAVEGQVPDYLADLREKGVQPLVSGGADIREALRGDLHSHSEWSDGGSPIELMVAAAGVLGRDYLALTDHSPNLTIANGLSAERLLQQLDVVAAINDGTHPSSDGQQENRVRLLTGIEVDILESGELDQDPDLLDRLDIVVASVHSKLRADRNTMTRRMLKGIQDPQTNVLGHCTGRLVEGSRGTRPPSEFDAKEVFAACAEHNVAVEINSRPERQDPPDALIQLALEAGCLFSIDSDAHAPGQLDFLQYGAERAEKNGVPAERIITTWPVERLLEWAAAN
- a CDS encoding thioredoxin domain-containing protein, translating into MASNLSPPRDTARVVRTVIWVVIAAVVVAGVAWYAALTFGKSQESAPPAAGAEQLVRADSHRLTSPAVEKAQLVEFLDFECPSCGSVHPVVEEFKAEFGDRITFVHRHFPLSAHPNSGQAALAAEAAGQQGQYQQMANKLFETQSQWAGSQKSQAPLFRTYAQQLGLDLSQFDAVVADPKTEERILADIADGNALGVTGTPTFFLNGEKLTLSSKADFRQKLADAVK
- a CDS encoding DMT family transporter, translating into MASSTPVSTTAPPPAPASRIKALGVAAMAVTVVLWASAFVGIRAIGPHFSPGSLTLGRLAIAAVVLALLVLPQLLKSRLLPRGREWWPILAYGVMWFGGYNVALNAAEHVLDAGTSALLINVNPILVAIMAGIFLKEGFPRWLIIGSLVAFAGVALIAVGSGRPSVPGEDSTADVAGVLLCLLAAVLAAVSVIIQKPVLRKFPAAQATWFGILVGALCCLPFTGQLITEVQAAPPEATMGLVYLGIFPTAIAFTTWAYALSLVEAGKLAATTYLVPGTTILISWLLLGEIPTALGLVGGLVCLVGVGLTRRRTRRGREAKQKVLG
- a CDS encoding metallopeptidase family protein encodes the protein MPASLPPGLPVVPEGPSEPLHSAQHQSFSMSANEFEAAVQDALNSIPDKLARAMDNVAVFIEDDYVPPAGEDPDTVLLGLYEGVPLTERDSWWDAGSLPDRITIFRGPILDICSSREDVIHEVAVTVVHEIAHHFGIDDDRLHELGWG
- a CDS encoding cation diffusion facilitator family transporter, translated to MGHDHSHTHGITATGRHRKRLVAVLVITLVVVLVQVVGAALSGSLSLLADAGHMLSDAAGVTIALLAAWIAGRPASDQRTYGYQRAEVLAALANALILVVISVVIFSEAIRRIGTAPEVQTDIMLFAAILGAAANIASLLILRGAHQESLNVRGAYLEVLGDLLGSFAVIAAAVVIMLTGFQAADTIASVVIALLILPRAWTLLRDVVDVLLEASPKGVEVQMIREHILSVEGVSDVHDIHIWTITSGVPVFSAHVVVEDGVLTARGADQLLDKLVTCLGSHFDTDHCTFQLEPATHSEHEAHQHA
- a CDS encoding C40 family peptidase, with the translated sequence MVLTGSGRKAAVLCAAAVLIGTLAAPAGAVTTPLAPHISVPAAPEMPSAEDIAAAKASASATADQVSSIERILESAASSQQAAFAVSMQANNAYSEALVELQQRSSAAAVASAKATAAQDQQHRAKKQVGQLAGDLYRHGGLNPTLGTFVSGSGDTIQQAATLQALSASRSRAFEAADAAAQASESLTAAAEDATKAADDAARTAEARKTQAEEANAAQAKAVADAKAQRTVLVDQLAKLRNTTVALESARVDALDRQREEARLEAALAAAERSAQEQPGAPGNRPAQAAPAAPAPAVPAAPGPARAPAAPAPAAPAPAPAPAPAPAPAPAAPAPAPAPAPAPAPAPAPAPAAPAPAPVPAPAPAPAPSIGSGTYEAAISVALSKVGAPYYYQWGGTGPTGFDCSGLVQTAFAAAGKYLPRTAAQQYAAASVHVPISQARRGDLLVWGSPSNFYHVAIYLGNGQVVHALNPQEGIGVTSLSAMAGMQLYGYAARY
- a CDS encoding ABC transporter permease, with amino-acid sequence MSLPLSELRVLFGRRRTWALLLALAAIPVLIAVAVRISSAVPAGRGPAFLDRITQNGLFVAFTAMLVSVPLFLPLTVGVVAGDTIAGEANLGTLRYLLVAPTGRVRLLLVKYAGALAFCLAAPVTVALAGAAIGAALFPVGPVTLLSGDVIEPPEAALRLLLIAAYLAVSLAGLSAIGLFLSTLTVVPVGAMAATVVVSVVSQVLDQLPQLEWLHPWLFSHYWLGFGDLLRQPVLWDSFTSNALLQAGYIAVFGALAYGRFVTKDVLS
- a CDS encoding ABC transporter ATP-binding protein, with the translated sequence MTGAAGGPGWRTHGLTIETQGLTKRFGQQVAVNGLDLAVPPGAVFGFLGPNGSGKTTTIRMLLGLAAASAGSIRLLGMDMPGKFQEVLPRVGALVEGPAFYPFLSGTANLHRLDAATRHAAPATRKARVNQALEQVGLGHAAGKRVHAYSLGMKQRLGIANALLSPRELLVLDEPTNGLDPQGTREVRNLVRSLAADGTTVFVSSHLLAEVEQICTHAAIMSAGRLVAQGPLAELRRSGSACIRLVTPDAGAAMTVLARLGLSPEPEAAQADGEVVTAVLAGSGALAGPDAEAGGPAPGAAPDAAAGGTAPEDIVAHLVQAGVRIRGFAVQRESLEDRFVALTGEGFDVAR